Proteins encoded within one genomic window of Perognathus longimembris pacificus isolate PPM17 chromosome 28, ASM2315922v1, whole genome shotgun sequence:
- the Rpl36a gene encoding 60S ribosomal protein L36a isoform X1 codes for MVNVPKTRRTFCKKCGKHQPHKVTQYKKGKDSLYAQGKRRYDRKQSGYGGQTKPIFRKKAKTTKKIVLRLECVEPNCRSKRMLAIKRCKHFELGGDKKGKSSSSKLQLFMKIV; via the exons ATG GTTAACGTTCCTAAAACCCGCCGTACTTTCTGTAAGAAGTGTGGCAAGCACCAACCTCACAAAGTAACACAGTACAAAAAGGGCAAGGATTCTCTGTATGCCCAAG gaaaGCGTCGTTATGACCGGAAGCAGAGTGGCTATGGAGGTCAGACTAAGCCGATTTTCCGGAAAAAA gCTAAGACTACAAAGAAGATtgtgctgaggcttgaatgtGTTGAGCCCAACTGCAGATCTAAGAGAATGCTAGCTATTAAGAGATGCAAACATTTTGAACTAGGCGGAGATAAAAA GGGCAAGTCATCCAGTTCTAAGCTCCAACTTTTTATGAAGATAGTATAA
- the Rpl36a gene encoding 60S ribosomal protein L36a isoform X2: MVNVPKTRRTFCKKCGKHQPHKVTQYKKGKDSLYAQGKRRYDRKQSGYGGQTKPIFRKKAKTTKKIVLRLECVEPNCRSKRMLAIKRCKHFELGGDKKRKGQVIQF, from the exons ATG GTTAACGTTCCTAAAACCCGCCGTACTTTCTGTAAGAAGTGTGGCAAGCACCAACCTCACAAAGTAACACAGTACAAAAAGGGCAAGGATTCTCTGTATGCCCAAG gaaaGCGTCGTTATGACCGGAAGCAGAGTGGCTATGGAGGTCAGACTAAGCCGATTTTCCGGAAAAAA gCTAAGACTACAAAGAAGATtgtgctgaggcttgaatgtGTTGAGCCCAACTGCAGATCTAAGAGAATGCTAGCTATTAAGAGATGCAAACATTTTGAACTAGGCGGAGATAAAAAGAGGAAG GGGCAAGTCATCCAGTTCTAA